One genomic window of Diospyros lotus cultivar Yz01 chromosome 8, ASM1463336v1, whole genome shotgun sequence includes the following:
- the LOC127808588 gene encoding uncharacterized protein LOC127808588 → MIIPGPKGPGDAIDVYLQPLIEELQELWEVGVETFDSSVHQNFKMYAALLWTINDFLAYGNLSGWSTKGKLACPCCNKDVFSMRLNNSIKQCFMHHRCYLPINHKWQIDKKSFDGTTEYGLPPKHLTSQDILDQVKDHEGVILSKDASKKTKVSHDNRRDNWNKKSIFFRLPYWSSLLLRHNLDVMHIEKNICDNVLGTIMNIKGKTKDTVKSRLDLEVMNIRLELHPIQKGDKFVLPAATYTLTHEEKHTFCMFLKQLKVPDGFSSNISHYVSIKEHKISGLKSHDCHVLLQHLLPLTLRGLLPKLVCEPLFELSLFFKILGAKTLRVEELEQIESQIAITLCKLEMNFPPSFFDVMVHLPIHLALEAKIAEPVQYRWMYPIERELYELKQLIRNLSCPEGSIAEGYIAKECMTLCSRYFTNIETKFNRLNRNHDVGSQEHKSDLLIFSQLGRALGSGMTWDLHMDEWEQAHLFVLKNCDAVQPF, encoded by the coding sequence ATGATCATACCGGGTCCTAAGGGACCAGGGGATGCTATTGATGTCTATCTCCAACCTTTAATAGAAGAATTACAAGAGCTGTGGGAAGTAGGAGTTGAAACATTTGATTCATCAGTTCACCAGAATTTCAAGATGTATGCAGCTTTACTATGGACCATTAATGATTTTCTTGCATATGGAAACTTGTCAGGTTGGAGCACTAAGGGTAAATTAGCTTGTCCTTGCTGTAACAAGGATGTATTTTCTATGAGGTTAAACAATAGCATAAAGCAATGTTTCATGCACCATCGTTGTTATCTTCCAATAAATCACAAATGGCAGATTGACAAGAAATCATTTGATGGCACGACAGAATATGGATTACCACCAAAACATCTTACTAGTCAGGATATTCTAGATCAGGTGAAAGATCATGAAGGGGTCATTTTATCTAAAGATGCTAGTAAAAAGACCAAAGTCTCACATGATAATAGAAGGGATAATTGGAATaagaaaagcattttttttagaCTTCCATACTGGAGTAGTCTTTTGTTGCGGCATAATTTGGATGTGATGCATATTGAGAAGAACATATGTGATAATGTGCTTGGAACAATTATGAACATTAAAGGGAAGACCAAAGATACTGTTAAGTCTCGTCTTGATTTGGAAGTAATGAATATTAGACTAGAGTTACACCCAATACAAAAAGGAGATAAGTTTGTGTTGCCAGCTGCTACTTACACATTAACTCATGAAGAAAAGCATACATTTTGTATGTTTTTGAAGCAATTAAAAGTGCCAGATGGGTTTTCATCTAACATTTCACATTATGTTAGTATTAAAGAACATAAGATTTCAggcttgaagagtcatgattgtCACGTTCTCCTACAACACTTACTTCCTCTTACATTACGTGGTCTTCTTCCCAAATTAGTATGTGAACCATTATTTGAattgtctttgtttttcaaaattttgggtgCAAAGACTTTACGGGTGGAGGAGTTGGAGCAAATTGAATCTCAAATTGCCATAACTCTTTGTAAATTGGAAATGAATTTTCCCCCTTCATTTTTTGATGTGATGGTCCATTTGCCCATTCATTTAGCCCTTGAAGCCAAAATTGCCGAACCTGTCCAATATCGATGGATGTACCCTATTGAGCGAGAGTTATATGAGTTAAAACAACTCATTCGTAACTTATCTTGTCCTGAGGGCTCAATTGCAGAGGGTTACATTGCAAAAGAATGTATGACACTTTGCTCAAGATACTTCACTAACATTGAGACAAAGTTCAATCGCCTTAATCGAAATCATGATGTTGGAAGTCAAGAACACAAAagtgatttattaatattttcacaaCTTGGACGTGCATTGGGATCGGGCATGACTTGGGATCTTCACATGGATGAGTGGGAACAAGCTCATCTTTTTGTTCTAAAGAATTGTGATGCAGTTCAACCTTTTTGA